In a genomic window of Oncorhynchus keta strain PuntledgeMale-10-30-2019 unplaced genomic scaffold, Oket_V2 Un_scaffold_2149_pilon_pilon, whole genome shotgun sequence:
- the LOC118364634 gene encoding protein S100-A1-like, with the protein MPSQLERSLQSLITVFHRYADKDGDCNTLSKKELKELMQTELGSFLKSQKDPAAIDKIMKNLDQNGDGMVNFEEFVSLVVDLSIACEQIYQLHTQKASAKK; encoded by the exons ATGCCGTCTCAATTGGAGAGATCCTTGCAGTCCCTGATCACGGTGTTCCATCGCTATGCCGACAAGGACGGTGACTGTAACACACTGAGCAAGAAGGAGCTGAAAGAACTCATGCAGACAGAACTGGGCAGCTTCCTGAAG tCCCAGAAGGACCCAGCCGCCATAGACAAGATCATGAAGAATCTGGACCAGAATGGTGATGGGATGGTAAACTTCGAGGAGTTTGTCTCTCTGGTGGTGGACCTCTCCATCGCCTGTGAACAGATCTACCAGCTCCACACCCAGAAGGCTTCTGCCAAGAAGTGA